Part of the Bos indicus isolate NIAB-ARS_2022 breed Sahiwal x Tharparkar chromosome 29, NIAB-ARS_B.indTharparkar_mat_pri_1.0, whole genome shotgun sequence genome is shown below.
ATTGAAAGCAGCTCACTTTAGGTCTTtgagagtttaagaaaaaacCTGAGGGAGGTTAGTGAGTTTCTGGTATCCAGGAGCTTCTGTGTGGTCAGACTGGGCAACTGGGGTACCACCAATACCTCCAGAATGGGAACtggattttagagtccaagagaGAGGTCCAGTTTTCTCCCCATCGTGTCCTACCCTGACTGCACAGTGTAGCTgcttaatagatatttattgagtaaataaGTGAACTAGTAAATGAACCCCAGAAAAGCTAATTGCCAGTAGCTCTAGGAACAATATCTTTATTGTtatttctatatctatatctagaCACAGAAACAATATCACACTTAGAGAAGTTAAAGGTCTTAATATAGGTgtatagtatttctttttttttttttttttggtgtatagTATTTCATGTTTCCCCAAAACACCACTGGAGCAGGGAGACAAAGGTAAAGAGgtacaaaaatgaaatattcataaTAACGAAGGCATAAATAGAGTAAGTATAGCCCATGTTATGTAATAGAATATTAACTATAGAACTCTAGTATTCAAATAGGAAAATATGCATGCCAtacaattaaatgaaaaaaatagttgGCAATAGTAGATCAAGTATGACTTCAAATTTGCAAATCACAAAGTATATGGGTGTTTCCtatgtatttttcacagaaaatagcctaaaatgttaacagtgctTTGATTActcttattttcattgtttttaatattgtccTTCCCTTAATGAAGATGCCCTCCCCTTATCCTATATTCATAATCAGAAGAGTAATAAGACTTAAGAGCTAAAAGTAAATTACTCTCCTGCTATAGTCAGATAGTATgtatttttgttctaattctgccTGGGGACTCTTTAGGAAGTTAATTATACAGCTTAGAGCCAGTTACCTTATTTGGAGAGTAGAAATATTAATACTGATATGTGGCCTTTCAACTTTACAAGCAGATGTGTGGATGGAATGAGAGAATGCATGGAAAGCCATTTTGCAAGTTGCAAAATACTAGATGCATAGAACAGTATAGATGGGGAAGGGCATTGGgatgaggaggaaaatgaaagggaagatgACTTCACAGGTTTGAGATCAAAGTAAATGAGTGTAGCCCATGGTAACATTTAGAGGCATCATTAGAACAATTTTCTTATGGGAACTGAAAAAATTATATAGAGTGTTAGATTATGACATTTTCATTCCTGCCATCAAGTTGTATAAAGATGGCATGTGGGCCtccttaaaaattaaactagGTCTCTGCCTGTTGTTTCATTATGTACAAGATTACAGGAAGAGAAAATACACTCCCTCACCTCCCACTCAGAGGTTATGTGAGTAGTGAATACGAGGTAGTGGTTGAAccaaaaaatattcttatttaattCCTTAAATAAAAACctgcctaaaaaaataaaggtaaaagcaTAACTAATCATAACAACTTCTTTCCAAATCCATAATATCCTCTGTGTCCGCTTGATCACATCTGTTTCCTTGTTGACCTTCAGGGTCCTCATTTGTTAAATAAGAGGTATCAGCTAAGTCATCCCATAAGTCTCTTTAAATAGTAAGTTCTATGAGTCTCAGTTACCAATTTTATGTAATGATGATCATCCCCTCCTACATATCTGTAAAAATGATGGTCATCCCTTCCTACATATCTGTAAAAGAGGGAGTCAGAGCGAATGATCATCTTTCCAGTGACGCAGACATTCCTCTGGCTTCACTGAGAAACCTTGCTCCGCGTTTGCTGATTTGGCTGACACATTATACTAACATGTCATGATTCAATTTAACTTTGGGAAAGATATTTAAACTTTCTGAGCTTCGGTTCCTTCATTTGTAACCTGGGAATAAAGAGTACCCAGTTTGGAGGGTCCTTGTGGCGTTACATAAAATACTCAACACAAAATGATTAAAGCAGTCCCAGCACAAGGTACATGCACAATGAAAATTCAGTAGTATCATTGACCCAACAAGTTTTGagtttttttcctaatgttttaAAGCTTAGCACTAGTGATGAGAAACCAGGCATTGAAAGATAGAATTTGACTTAGAGACCTATTTCTTGATATAAAACTCTTTTTGCAGAATCACATCCCACACAATCTAAAGAATGCCATATACTTCCATTAAATCTCAAGTGGCTGAAAAGGCTAATTTTCCTGACCCTACATTTGACTTCATTGGGGTGTACGCAGGCTAAACTGTACAAAGTTAagctacaacaacaaaaaaaaatgaccccAAATTAATGTACTGTTTTTGTGCAAAAGGATAAATAGAGCATTttattaacacttttttttttttgcagcaacaAAATGATAGTCCATATCTTTTCATTCAACACAGTAAAAGCGATGATCACATTACATCACTTTGAGACACAAagcaaaagatatttttattatcttaaggTCAAGAATGGTTTgcgtttttaaaacaaactttatgttttatatttgcaGTAGCAGGGCCTCCAGTCACTAGCACAATACAATGAGCAGATCAAATATCCAGAACAGACAAACACACCAATAATATTTTAAGTTGAATTGGGAAATGTATCATTGTCATTTTCAAACATCATAAAGAGGTCTGAtgttaactttttaaaggaagaaaatcattCCAACCACCCGAACAGCTACCAGaagcaaaatgaagataaatatacAGACAGGAAATTTTATGCATTGCACTTATTGCTCGGTACACAAATGTTGCAATTTCTGTTGAGTTATATTAAGAAATGACAAGCAAAATGCCTCTGCCCCATCTAAAATTCTATGACTCTATGAAAGTAGAAATTGCAGTCCCCTAACCCAACATTAGGTGTATGCTATTTTTGGTTTCTTGTGAAGACCGtttattatgtatatgtgtatggatATGTAtaagatatacagatatatatagatatagttttaatataatttattgtcCTATATatttaagacaaatattttagtgggaatttaaataataaaatcatctACTTATAATATCTCTATTAAGTTTAccttttcatattatatatagcTCTGTGGCACAAGTTTCATATATGTTTAATCAGTAAGGAACAAAGATACCTCTATCATGTCTATTTCTTTTGCTGTTAATATTGCATTTTAAGGGCTATATCTCCATAGTAAATTTCTTATTAGATTCTTTATGGtgtatgcatcttttttttttttcctaatgcaaGTTACAACCAGTACAAAGttgtaataaaaaatacattgaagtctatttatttttaatatttttgcaaaaaaGTTATGTGATATGCTACATGAAAAGTCAGATTTTATTGAAGTGTGAAGTGTTTTATACTGTTAGGTAAATGAATGGAAGAACATGAAGCATACCCCTCACTCTACAACTTCCTTTTCACAGATAAAAGTGTTTGTGCCCAAGCATTTCATATAAAACACTGCAAGATATTCCTCTTGAGAATCAACAAAATAGTCTACATTGTgtaataacaataattatttaGTACACCTTGCTAGTTGCTAGCCCACAACATTCTTCTCTACATGAGAGATATCTCAACTCTATGAtttatactcaataaatgttgccaACACCCGATGCAGCCAACATGACAACTTCACCTTTTTTTAACAGGACTTCTGCACGATATCTTGCAATACGGTGTAACAAATACGTAAGTGCATTTTGCATGATCAAGTAGCTTTGGCTTCCTAACCTTTGTAGGATGGGATGTGCCAACTGTTTTAGTTGTGCTTTAGTAAGTGGTGATGAGTTTTAACTCATATGAATCTAATGAATAACTACTTACTTCTACAATTTTGACCAGTCAACCTTTAAATCACAAATGCAAGAATGGATGACTTGAATGGAAATGATGGAGTTTCACAACTTCTATAGATTGCACTTGATGGTAACTTTATGAGtttgttttgatttcatttttacaaCAAGACTTGCCTGGTTGATATGTGTACATGTTTACACCACATCTTGTAAAATTTTTGTGCAATCACAATTAATTTAATcacaaacactaaaaataaatccAGCAATTAACTTTGTTATGAATAATCATCTCGGTCCTTATAGTTGTATGAGTTTTGTACTTCTTCTTGTAcaaattcctctttcttttcccaacCATTGGGCCAACCTCCATTGGCCTGTGTTGTGGCACCGTAAGACTTAGTGGTaccataatttatataattttgagtAATGTCCCCTGTTTCTTCATCGAGCTCATCTTCATGGATAAATCCACATTTCTCTTCACTTGTTTCCTCAGGGTCTGCCCAGGGCTGCTTCTCTCCTGAGGCGAATATTGCATAAAATATAACTCCACCATAGTGGACTAGGGCAGCGATCAGGAAGACATACTGCCACTCTTCACGTGACTGCGGTGACAAAAAGCGGCATTGTGAGAACAAACTCCCTGGGTTTGAAAAGCCTAACATCTTCTCTGAAAGTTCCACCATTAAGCGTTTCCTAAAATGCTATCTTCAGGGGAAATCCTTGTTCTGTGTCTAGTTAACAAACACTGTCAGTGAAATGTTCTATATTACTGTGACTCTCATTATTCAAAACTTTTTAGTCTAAAGTTCTGAAATAGAACTCCAAAGATGTCTATggtctgctcattttttaaatttcataatctTTCTGTAAATTCCGTTGAGTTACTTAGTTTTTTCTTccacttcttttatttccttttagtaaaccataatttaaaaggtCTACCTATAAAGATAAATACTGATAACAATATTCttgtcaccagagaagccctaatttAGAAACTCTAcctataaagacaaatactgataGCAATATTCGTCCATCAATTACTACAGAGAAGTCTAAATTGATGTTAACAAATAAAGCTGTGAAGATTTCCATTTGTCTGTTCAAATGAGCTAGGATGTTGTTGTTTTGCCACACCAGGGATACTAGAAGTATTAGAAGGTGTTGAAAGTATAACCTTTATCGGCTGGAGAAGCAGGCTCCCTCAGAGTTTGGAAAGAGAtttcttctgagcctcagttatcTCCCCTACTCAGAGATGTGGTGACTGGACCACAAGCAGAATGCCACAGAGAACATACAGATGCTTTTCCTAATCATGAGAGAGAGTATTCTACAAATGAACATCTCTTGCTCTGTCTTACCTTATTCTTTGTCATTGCACCAACAATAATAGGGCAAACCATTCCTGACAATGTGCCAACACCATTCGAAATGCCCATTAAGATACTGGCATATCTTGGAGCAATATCCAAGTGGTTGACATTGAAGCCTGAAATACACACAGAAGGTGTGACTCAGAGAATCCCAAACCTTACAGAAGTAGGTGACTACAGAATTTTCTCCACCACCCTCACCAACCTCCTTAAAAGACACCAGGTTCATAGCATGTGCTTAACTATTTTTGATAATTTAGCTCAGAGATATAATGAGAATAGAAAGAGGTATGATTTGTTATCCAATACTTAACATGTGATATTTACTCCATAGAGAAGAGGagatgctcattaaaaaaaaaaaaaaaaagaggggataatCAGGGGTAAGTAAGTAGTGAATAGTAACAAACAccaatgtgttagtcactcagtcatgtccaagtctttgcgaccccatagacgatagcccaccaggctgctctgtccatgggattttccaggcaagaatactggattgggttgccatttccttctccaggggatcttcccaacccagggatcaaacccaggtctcctgcattgcaggcagatgctttaccgtctgagctactttCGTCGTTGTTATTTTCTAGTGGAAATATGTTGAGTAAACTTTATCAACAGTCAAAATGTTAGAGGAAAGTAgaatataaatttctttaaaatcagaatgttacaagtatatatttttttaaaagtatcttacCAGAAATAGCAAATCCACTGAATCCCACGGCAAGTACCAAGAATGAGATTGCGACCCCTCTAGTGTGAGAATAACCAACAACCAGAAGCAGCGTGGCCTCCATGCCAAAACCTTCagaaacagacacatgaaaatacTTCAGAAATTTATGTCAATGTTTCCAGTGAgtcaaaactattaaaaatgatcACACTTATTTGACCTAGAAAAACACTTCAGGGATTCtatcttcaaaataataataacagtcaTTTATTCACAGAAGTTACTGAAGCCTTctttgtgttttaagaaaaacaacaaaaacaaccttAAGTTTCAATAGTGGGAAGGGTCAAGTCAGTTACGCAATTATCTAAAACTAGAagttataaatatttgaagatggGAGAATGATTCTGAATGAACATTAAAGGTACAAATTTAATAGCATATGTGATATGCATAAGAAAAGCTGAATCATGTCGATTTGAACTTTGTGAAGTAAAAACGTGTTCTTAGCATACTTACCACCACAATTCATGATCTTCCTTACTGTAGTAGTTGAAAGAATTTGTTTGCTTCTTAGAAAATCTGCAATCTGCCCTCCAATAGGTACAATAATTGTCATTACTAAGTGTGGCACAGCAGATAGCATGCCAACCTGATGAGAAACGAAAAGGAGAGGAATAAGCAATGTGGGCAATTTAATGGTCTTGTAAGCTCTTTATggacaaaggaaggaaagagtaCTGTCTGTAAATGACCACTTACTCATTCTCAGAGTAAGCAATAACTTCcagagaataaatgagaaaagctAAGCACATTTGCTTTGATTCTTGTTTCTCTTCTAGACGATAACACTTCTTTTCTGCTATGTGTCAGTAAATCTTGAGTTTCTGAGTAAACTATCCTGAATTTTATCACAGAATGATTCACATTTATGTGCCTATTTTATAGTCTTAAATATGTTTGTAGAAATTCATCATTAGcaacagaggaaaagagaaagagagacaaaatcagagagaagagaaatacgTTTGACAAACCTTGAagagactattttaaaatttgtttttaattcataatAAAGATAAAACCTTAATTGCATGTTAAATATATCTTATGTTTAGTTTCTATAGATTAAGAGCTCAGAAAATACAGATCAATTCTCAGTTTTAGGCATTTTCCATGTCAAATAGCAATATTTGGTTACACTGTCACATAGCATACTTAGTTTCTGAACTAATTTCATACTAAATGGCTCAATTTAAAACCTAACCTGCCAGCATCAATTCAACATACATTTTTTTGATCAACAATTATGTGTAAAACACTGTCCTCTGGGCATCACAGAGGCAGAAattgtgaataaaatatattttaattgtgtaTTACCACACATATGGACTTAGTAAATTTCATACACATCAATATATAAGGAAGATTTTTACTAAGCATACTTTGAAGAACAATTCCtagaaaatagtaaatattagATAAATGTTCATTATTTGTACAGATGTGTCCTTCCAAACTAGATTACTGAAGGATTAAGAAaagattctgttttattttacaatgCTGTATACTGTGGTATCACGACCATGGACTTGGAATGATTAATGACTAAttgagatactgctgctgctgctgctgccaagtcgcttcagttgtgtccgactctgtgcgaccccatggactgcagcctaccaggcttctctgtccatgggattttccaggcaagaatactggagtgggttgccatttccttctccaactgagaTACTAAATGACTCTAAATAGCTTAAATATCCAagcaattttattctttctttcactcCAGACAGAAACTTTtaatattattatcttcattgcAATGATGAAGAAACTATGACTTAAAAAGATTATGCCATTCTCAAGAGGTTGAGAAGATTTATATATGAGTATAGGCTGagactctgtatgtgtgtgtgtgtgtgtgtgtgtatatatacacatatgaaaaaGTCATTGCACTTGTGGTTTTATCTGTAGGATACTCAGTTTAACTAAGGTTGATTAAAACAATCCCCTGTATAAATACTTTAGTTCACTTAAATTTTCCTGCACTTTTGAAGCatggtctttttttaaagttaatttttattggggtatagttgctttacaatattgtgttactgtatagcacagggaactctacttaatgcactgtggtgaaaACCGAGGACACAATTATTCAAGAACAGGACCAAAGTTATGTATTAATACTCTCTTGCGGAGCTTAGATTTAGGACCATGTCAGCCTGGATCCAAATCTCATATTTTATTGCCTCCATCATCTCCTTTTCACATACTTTAGATAagtcagtaatttttttaaaccagtatAATCAAAATCTTCAGGCCGATTTGTATGTGtagaatttatcaaaattttaattaaaatataataagtgAATTAATCAACATAGATGCTGATTACATTTAGGTTTTGCAGAATATCGTGCACTCAGGCACTTTCTGTTAATTGGAGCTAAGGGCCAGAATGACCACACAGTTTCATTAACATCAGTTGGTTCCCTCACTCTCCCCGATGAGACTAGACTTTATTAATAGCCTCTCAGTGTCATACTCGTCCTAGATTGTGAAAATGGACTCACACCTCCAGCAGCCTTTGTTGAGACGTATAACACCTCTCAGAGCTCACGAAGGCTACCCTGCAATGTTTGATCAGCTCCAGAGAGAAGAGCCCTGTCTAAAGCAGTCATTCTTCTCAGGCATGGAGGAAGCAGTTTCCTTAGAAACAGGGATTACAAAAGAGCTCTTAGAATAGCTACTCCTAAACTCGGGTTTTCTTCAGTTTCAGGCCTCAGATAGTCATTCAAAGAGGCATAATATGAATAGCAAGCCCAGCTGGACTTATGTAATGACATGAAGAGAAATGGCAAGTCCATGGCCAAAGCAGACAAATGTATTCAGCAAAGCACTTGTCACTGAGATGGCATTGAGAAAATACTTGCTTCATGTTTAAATGAATTATGGTTTACCTGAATTTGAATGGCATAGTAAAGGGAATTGAAACATAAATTGAAGGATATGGGCTTAAACTTAATTCTGTCGCTTATTGTTAGCTTGGCCTTTGATAATTTAAATACTTTCCCTAGCTTCTGTTTCTCCATCATTTCAATAGAAATGATGATAGTTATTCAGTTGGTGGACAGGTTATTCATGAATATGAGAAGACCTTGTAAATTTCAATATATTGTAGTATTTTatgttcatttaatccttacaagaaTCTTAAAATGATTACATTTTCATACCTACAAATAAATGTAGCATTGAGCATGCTGTGCTGTAGctggaaatgttttatttttgtctacaCCACCAAGCTGTGAACACTTGAGGAaccacatttttatttctcaatataACACATAAATCTTCACATATAAATGCTTGCCAAATGATTAAACTGGATAAATAAGATACAAGaatgttttcagatatttttgcTATCCTCAAATCTTTTAGCCAGACAGATTTCTGAGGGTGTCGAAGCAGAGTTAGATTgataattatataaatacaatttcatttaaatgaaatatttttttgttcactgatgtattGCCTTTGACCTGAAACTTAAAGGGAATTATACTTGTTTACAAGAAAAAAGGCTATGTTGTTGCCCGTCCCAACCAAGAGGTAAACTCTCTGAGGGCAAAGACTAGGTCTGTTTTGTTTATATCCCAGCAACAGTTTTTAGCAGGCATTTAAATGTAACAGGCACTCAGATGCCTAACTTAGTCTTTGTTTACTAgaattaatttgttttgttttgttttttcattttattttttaactttacaatattgtgttggttttgccatatatcaaaatgaatccgccacaggtatacatgtgttccccatcctgaaccctcctccctcctccctccccataccacccctctgggtcgtcccagtgcaccagccccaagcatccagtatcgtgcatcgaacctggactggcgactcgtttcatatatgatattatacatgtttcaatgccattctcccaaatcatcccaccctctccctctcccacagagtccaaaagactgttctattcaTTTGTAATTCTAATTTTCAAGATAAAATTTAGGAGATAAAATATTGGCAAAGAAACTTAATAGTCACTAAAGTACAAAAGTAACGCTCTTTTTAAAGAAGGATAATTTTTACATACCTTGCTGATTTCAAATCCAAAGACTTCCTCAAAATATGCTGGCTGACTaataagcaataaataaaaagtcCAGCTTCTGCAGAAGTTTGCAACAATTATTGCATAGACTGGCATAGATGTAAAAAATTTTCTCCATGGAGTCTtgaatttctgaaattccaaaaaaAGAGCCATTCggatcattttaaatatttcctaacTTAAATGAGAATCATAGATACTTTTGCATTTTTAGGATGTGTATGCTGAAGCATGAGTAGGAGATAGGCAGGAGGTAGTGAGTTGTTAATTGCACCAGTCCAGTTAACCTTAGCGGCATAAATAATtgttggaagaagaaaagaagatatgGCTGTCCTGATTAAATTGTTTCAGTTTTAGAAATAGATAAGATTCTGTTTTCCTCAAAAAGTAATTCCAAATGCATAGATCCTAGTTtccaagatttttgttttgttttggcagtGATAGATCAGGCCTCAGCTGAAACTCACTGCCAAATCAATGACCTTGTTATctgacatattttatataaaatgttgaaaattcaACGcagttaggaaaagaaaaataagaaaaatgtgcaGTATTCTAGACCCCATCAAAAGTTAATAACAACATTACCTAACTACAAATTCTCTTGGTAGCCAGTGGATATCAGTATAAATTCTGTGACACTGGAGTGCAAGAGTCTTTAAAATTCACATGGTATACATCTGGGTTAAGCATTTGGCCACCCAGCACACCATAACTAGCTATTTAAGATATTCAagacattaaaaattaacttaaatatGATTAGCTTTGCTTATGACactcattaaaaaattatacctGGTATATTTAAAGATGCTGTGTATGCCCAAAtacaaagcaattatcttccctCAAGACTAACATTTTTTAGACCTTAAAAAATCTCTCATAGTTCCAAACACTTTCTCAATTCTTTATTTTGAACACAGAAATACTCTTTGGTGAAGGGGCAATAGCCTAATATAAATGTTTATCACtagttttgggattttttttagtattatttatttatttaggctttatttattttaatactatttgtttatttaggctgtgttgggtcttcattgttgtgcaggcttttctctagttgtgacaagtaGGGCttactccctagttgcagtgcacgggcttctcattgagacAGCTTCtcttggggaggaggaggagcttaGCTGCTCcccagcacgcaggatcttcccGGATGAGGGatggaatccgtgtctcctgcactggaaggtgaattctttcccTCTGAGCgactagggaagccctatcttgGATTCTCAACCTAATAAGTTAGTAAAAGAGGTGGCAAACAGTTTTTTACAAGATTTAGTCATGATTGCTGGGTGTAGAGCCTCATAATTACTAGCAGTGGTTGTGAATCTAATCAAACTTTTTACAGATCACTTTAAAGTGATATAGTAGGAAGATACATTGTGGTGATCACAGGGaacaaatcaaaaaacaaaaacctgtccTAACAATAAATAGTGAGTATTTTTGCTTTAGGTAAAAGTTTCTAGTGACACCATCATAGATGGATTCAAAAAgtgcaaatttaaaagaattttttcctGACAagttctagaaaaatggtgccagATGAATATACTTAtttcaaagataataaaaatgaccAAATACAGGAATGTCTATTATAGCATTGTATTTTAATAAGTAATAACttcagaagattttaagaagaaaatatttttcttgcagAGAAGGTGTTGTTTTCAATTTATATCAGGATCATCTTCATTAAGTACTTTTTCTTCAGGCCACAAAGCACTTCATCAAATGTATGAGAAAGTGTCTAGTCATCTCTCTTAAAAACTATTGGTGGCTGTAGGGGGACTTATGATATTTTGATAATATTCTATTTACTGAACTGGTTGTTTGCTTCATAGGTGTGTTTAGTTTGTAAAAATTCAGCAAGCTATTTGCttatatttgtacatttttctgTTTGCATATTTAATCATTTTGTAGAGAAAATGAACAGATTTAAAAGACATAAGAATAAACTACAATATATGATCCTTAATTTGATCTAAACTTCACAAACAATGGCTACAAAAGACATGAATACTGATTAGATATTAGGATTGAACTGGACATCTGAAATTTCAATATGATCTAGTATTGGATAATGTTAGAGAATTACTTTTAGTTGTGTTAGGTATGATGATAGTACTTAGATTATAAAggagaatattatttttctagagAAGCATGTATTTGTGGGTAAAGTATTATGACAtctcatttactttaaaattgctcaacaaaaagaaaaagtgaaataaataaggcAAGATGttaaaaacttttgtttctaTGCAGTGGATATATAGATATTCCTGTTACTTATTCTTTCTGTTATATGTTGAACTTGATcacaataaaaagttcaaaataactaaaatacaAGTTCTATTCCCACTtgatctcatttttaaatttacttcaggaaagtaaaaaaaaaagaaaaatcagtaagaaGTAAAATACTGTGTTTGGAAAAATAGTAAATTCTAAGAAATGGAGAGTTTGAGCTTACCTATACTGTTTTATCAATCTACCAATTACTCTCTTTTGA
Proteins encoded:
- the SLC17A6 gene encoding vesicular glutamate transporter 2 isoform X2, giving the protein MSGLGFCISFGIRCNLGVAIVDMVNNSTIHRGGKVIKEKAKFNWDPETVGMIHGSFFWGYIITQIPGGYIASRLAANRVFGAAILLTSTLNMLIPSAARVHYGCVIFVRILQGLVEGVTYPACHGIWSKWAPPLERSRLATTSFCGSYAGAVIAMPLAGILVQYTGWSSVFYVYGSFGMIWYMFWLLVSYESPAKHPTITDEERRYIEESIGESANLLGAMEKFKTPWRKFFTSMPVYAIIVANFCRSWTFYLLLISQPAYFEEVFGFEISKVGMLSAVPHLVMTIIVPIGGQIADFLRSKQILSTTTVRKIMNCGGFGMEATLLLVVGYSHTRGVAISFLVLAVGFSGFAISGFNVNHLDIAPRYASILMGISNGVGTLSGMVCPIIVGAMTKNKSREEWQYVFLIAALVHYGGVIFYAIFASGEKQPWADPEETSEEKCGFIHEDELDEETGDITQNYINYGTTKSYGATTQANGGWPNGWEKKEEFVQEEVQNSYNYKDRDDYS